The following are from one region of the Myxococcota bacterium genome:
- a CDS encoding ABC transporter ATP-binding protein, with translation MIARLRARPEIQLAGVLPQADRLLAGAWWSVLVLRGVLPALLAIATGRLVGAVQAGAPLGAPLSVFGVLFIALPVLAPIHLMLGANLGSRAAGWFYDQLARACVRPAGMGHLENPELAADFSAARDFDQGIMGPPLNISMDFIAGGLVQFLSGVAFTALLFGFAWWAPLLLAGAWLATHWLLRESAVWRDRNTTPVREAQRHAEYAYRLAVDPPAAKELRLFGLAGWTVERFRSRRRILHDLQYEATRLRQRPLVWSGLLVLGANVAVFGAMASDALAGTLPLPQLIVFASAAIGASMIAFGGLNWALDGAAAPAAALLRLQAKMDAAGALPRGSHSAAGMPAREIRFRDVSFAYPVTASVAREPVLARFDLTIPAGSSLAIVGVNGAGKTTLAKLLCRLYDPQEGAIEIDGVDLRALDVESWRGRVTAVFQDFIRFELPLRDNVAPGGAPEEAIRAALAEAGAAQLADLDTILARGYPGGTDLSGGQWQRVALARALCAVRCGASLVLLDEPTAQLDVRGEAEIFERVLAATRHTTTILISHRFSTVRLADRICVLERGRVVELGSHDELMAQGGRYRTMFELQASRFGTPDESERELDVLE, from the coding sequence ATGATCGCGCGCCTTCGCGCACGCCCCGAGATCCAGCTCGCCGGCGTCCTGCCGCAGGCCGACCGCCTGCTCGCGGGCGCGTGGTGGAGCGTGCTGGTGCTGCGGGGCGTGTTGCCCGCGCTGCTCGCGATCGCGACCGGACGGCTCGTGGGCGCAGTACAGGCAGGGGCTCCGCTGGGCGCGCCGCTCAGCGTGTTCGGCGTGCTCTTCATCGCGCTGCCCGTGCTGGCGCCGATCCATCTCATGTTGGGCGCCAACCTCGGCAGCCGCGCCGCGGGCTGGTTCTACGACCAGCTGGCGCGCGCGTGCGTGCGGCCGGCGGGCATGGGTCACCTGGAGAACCCCGAGCTCGCCGCCGACTTCAGCGCGGCGCGCGACTTCGACCAGGGCATCATGGGGCCGCCGCTCAACATCTCGATGGACTTCATCGCCGGCGGGCTCGTGCAGTTTCTCTCGGGCGTCGCCTTCACGGCGCTCTTGTTCGGTTTTGCGTGGTGGGCGCCGCTTTTGCTCGCGGGCGCGTGGCTCGCGACTCACTGGCTCTTGCGCGAGAGCGCAGTGTGGCGCGACCGGAACACCACGCCGGTGCGCGAGGCGCAGCGACACGCCGAGTACGCGTATCGGCTGGCGGTCGACCCGCCCGCCGCGAAGGAGCTGCGGCTGTTCGGCCTCGCGGGCTGGACGGTCGAACGCTTCCGCTCGCGCCGGCGCATCCTGCACGATCTGCAGTACGAGGCCACGCGCCTGCGCCAGCGGCCGCTGGTGTGGAGCGGCCTCCTGGTGCTCGGCGCGAACGTCGCCGTGTTCGGCGCGATGGCTTCCGACGCGCTCGCGGGCACGCTCCCGCTGCCGCAGCTGATCGTGTTCGCGAGCGCCGCGATCGGCGCGAGCATGATCGCCTTCGGCGGACTCAACTGGGCGCTCGACGGCGCGGCGGCGCCGGCGGCGGCGCTGCTGCGGCTGCAGGCGAAGATGGACGCGGCCGGCGCGCTGCCCCGCGGGAGTCACTCGGCCGCGGGCATGCCGGCCCGAGAGATCCGCTTCCGCGACGTCAGCTTCGCCTACCCGGTGACCGCGTCGGTCGCGAGGGAGCCCGTGCTCGCGCGCTTCGATCTCACGATTCCCGCCGGCTCATCGCTCGCGATCGTGGGCGTGAACGGCGCGGGCAAGACCACGCTCGCCAAGCTCCTGTGCCGGCTGTACGACCCGCAGGAGGGCGCGATCGAGATCGACGGCGTGGACCTGCGCGCGCTCGACGTCGAGAGCTGGCGCGGGCGAGTCACTGCGGTGTTCCAGGACTTCATCCGCTTCGAGCTGCCGCTGCGCGACAACGTAGCGCCGGGCGGCGCGCCCGAAGAGGCGATCCGGGCGGCGCTCGCCGAGGCGGGCGCGGCGCAGCTCGCCGACCTCGACACGATCCTGGCCCGCGGCTATCCGGGCGGCACGGACCTCTCGGGCGGACAGTGGCAGCGCGTGGCCCTGGCGCGTGCGCTGTGTGCGGTGCGCTGCGGCGCGAGTCTCGTCCTGCTCGACGAGCCGACCGCCCAGCTCGACGTGCGCGGCGAGGCCGAGATCTTCGAGCGCGTGCTCGCGGCCACGCGACACACCACGACCATCCTGATCTCCCACCGCTTCTCGACCGTGCGCCTGGCCGATCGCATCTGCGTGCTCGAGCGCGGGCGCGTGGTGGAGCTGGGCTCGCACGACGAGCTCATGGCGCAGGGCGGGCGCTACCGCACGATGTTCGAGCTGCAGGCGTCACGCTTCGGCACGCCCGACGAGTCGGAGAGGGAGCTCGATGTCCTCGAGTGA